A single Desulfobaculum xiamenense DNA region contains:
- a CDS encoding DUF342 domain-containing protein, translating to MAYYLLHHFDPTFDYLNLKPRQLSGGHVDFYNLGYVQNVRRGDVLAEWKLWPPEVDDGTIKCVYDEKLFPAGPNTCLDPDNPDRLLAAADGYVFYLDGFITVKRTLNVRRDVDFHTGNIFFRGNVVVHGSVRSGFEVRGVNVMVKDIVEGADVRAEDSVVVESGIKGGGKAEVRAERNIRAPFAENARLLAGRSLLIDGACMHCDVYSGHKLAVKGMLVGGRAVSSRLIFVGEQLGGGLSTETNLILGYDAVTLYKAHLLSTRIRELTAQLDENRSRLERHPELRKEFFPIISRDEERLALFKDRHNELWKSIHKVKDLENCAVVVPGRVRPGVEVTIGEARLVVDDYLENVRFQYRDYEVVIESPALRK from the coding sequence ATGGCGTACTACCTGCTGCACCACTTCGACCCGACGTTCGACTATCTCAATCTGAAGCCGAGGCAGCTGTCGGGCGGCCATGTTGATTTCTACAACCTCGGCTACGTGCAGAACGTGCGCCGGGGGGACGTGCTGGCGGAGTGGAAGCTGTGGCCGCCCGAGGTCGACGACGGCACCATCAAGTGCGTCTACGACGAAAAGCTCTTTCCGGCTGGCCCGAACACCTGTCTCGACCCGGACAATCCGGACAGGCTGCTCGCTGCGGCCGATGGCTACGTCTTCTATCTGGACGGCTTCATCACGGTGAAGCGGACCCTGAATGTCCGCCGCGATGTGGACTTCCACACCGGAAACATTTTCTTTCGCGGCAACGTGGTGGTGCATGGCAGCGTGCGCTCCGGCTTCGAGGTGCGCGGCGTCAACGTGATGGTCAAGGACATCGTCGAGGGTGCCGATGTGCGCGCCGAGGATTCCGTGGTTGTCGAGTCCGGCATCAAGGGCGGCGGCAAGGCCGAGGTCCGCGCCGAGCGCAACATCCGTGCGCCTTTCGCGGAGAACGCCCGCCTGCTCGCGGGGCGCAGCCTGCTCATCGACGGGGCCTGCATGCATTGCGATGTCTATTCCGGCCATAAGCTCGCCGTGAAGGGCATGCTGGTGGGCGGCCGGGCTGTCAGTTCGCGGTTGATCTTCGTTGGCGAGCAGCTCGGCGGCGGGCTGTCCACCGAGACGAATCTCATCCTCGGCTACGACGCGGTGACGCTCTACAAGGCGCATCTGTTGAGTACCCGCATCCGGGAGCTCACCGCGCAGCTCGACGAGAACCGCTCCCGGCTGGAGCGGCACCCCGAGTTGCGCAAGGAATTCTTTCCCATCATCTCGCGCGACGAGGAACGCTTGGCCCTGTTCAAGGATCGCCACAACGAGTTGTGGAAGAGCATCCACAAGGTCAAGGATCTCGAAAACTGCGCGGTGGTCGTGCCGGGACGCGTCCGCCCCGGCGTCGAGGTCACCATCGGCGAGGCCCGCCTCGTGGTGGATGACTATCTCGAAAATGTCCGCTTCCAGTATCGCGACTACGAAGTCGTCATCGAGTCACCAGCTTTGAGAAAGTAA
- a CDS encoding glycosyltransferase family 9 protein: MTDARPILVLQTLRMGDLILSFPLCLWLMRAYPGHPVWVAAEEMFFRDLMPIGPQVVYFSWNEASFARLRQERFHLVVNLSHDDRAAKLAGELRSDETIGPVRMPDGTRYIRGAWQLYRASLVGGNRHNLFHWADLNALDVVPPSLMAATGWPQPRILSGAARRNVGLFLGASDEAKRPDATFWAELGRQLLRRGLRPMLFGGPKEVELAREVAAGLPGDILNLAGRLNLAEFAATGQAVELLVTPDTGPMHLAAWTGLHTLNLSMGNVNCRETGPYQPGHHVLRARLSCSGCWSCSRGGAQCRANVRPAAVSYVVSRLVSEGAGRLARAGVPGLALEETGRDAHGLYDSTPLEPPREATARELLDRFWQAFWAARFGLWDRRPAESAYAALAESHPRLRERMAAAVAEFGRDLKPALRKGAQAFDPGFWKSSVPAIQPLRSWCQMHLSNSDWSAPALRDCLAAAEELVALDEALR; the protein is encoded by the coding sequence ATGACTGACGCGCGTCCCATCCTCGTGCTCCAGACCCTGCGCATGGGGGATCTCATCCTGTCTTTTCCCCTGTGTCTGTGGCTCATGCGGGCCTATCCGGGCCATCCGGTGTGGGTGGCGGCTGAGGAGATGTTCTTTCGCGACCTCATGCCCATCGGCCCGCAGGTGGTCTACTTTTCATGGAACGAGGCGAGTTTCGCGCGTCTGCGGCAGGAGCGCTTCCACCTCGTCGTCAACCTGAGTCACGACGATCGCGCCGCGAAACTGGCCGGGGAGCTTCGCTCCGACGAGACCATCGGCCCGGTGCGTATGCCGGACGGCACGCGCTACATTCGCGGCGCGTGGCAGCTCTACCGCGCAAGTCTTGTGGGCGGGAATAGGCACAATCTCTTCCACTGGGCGGACCTCAACGCCCTCGACGTCGTGCCCCCGTCGCTCATGGCCGCCACGGGCTGGCCGCAACCGCGCATCCTTTCGGGGGCCGCGCGGCGCAATGTGGGCCTTTTTCTTGGGGCCAGCGACGAGGCCAAGCGGCCGGACGCGACCTTCTGGGCCGAACTGGGTCGGCAGCTTCTGCGGCGCGGGCTGCGGCCCATGCTTTTCGGCGGGCCCAAGGAAGTCGAACTTGCGCGGGAGGTGGCAGCAGGCCTGCCCGGCGACATCTTGAACCTTGCCGGGCGGCTGAACCTCGCGGAATTTGCGGCCACGGGGCAGGCCGTGGAGCTTCTGGTCACACCGGACACCGGTCCCATGCATCTGGCCGCGTGGACCGGCCTGCACACTCTCAATCTGTCCATGGGCAACGTGAATTGCCGGGAGACAGGGCCCTACCAGCCTGGGCACCATGTCCTGCGTGCGAGGCTCAGTTGCTCCGGCTGCTGGTCGTGCTCGCGCGGGGGGGCGCAGTGTCGCGCGAACGTGCGACCCGCCGCCGTGTCCTATGTTGTCTCGCGGCTGGTGTCGGAGGGGGCTGGGCGTCTCGCACGGGCGGGCGTGCCGGGCCTTGCGCTGGAAGAGACGGGGCGTGACGCCCATGGGCTGTACGATTCGACACCGCTGGAGCCGCCGCGCGAGGCCACGGCTCGCGAGCTGCTCGACCGCTTCTGGCAGGCCTTCTGGGCTGCGCGCTTTGGCCTGTGGGACCGTCGTCCGGCCGAGAGCGCCTATGCTGCCCTCGCCGAGTCCCATCCCCGCCTGCGCGAGCGCATGGCCGCCGCCGTTGCGGAGTTCGGGCGCGATCTGAAGCCCGCGCTGCGCAAGGGCGCGCAGGCCTTCGATCCCGGATTCTGGAAGTCTTCCGTCCCTGCCATCCAGCCCCTGCGCAGCTGGTGCCAGATGCATCTGTCCAACAGCGACTGGTCGGCACCGGCGCTTCGCGACTGCCTCGCCGCAGCCGAGGAGCTGGTGGCGCTGGACGAGGCGCTGCGCTAG
- a CDS encoding CgeB family protein — MPELASSYTAEPVMEGGDVADIRVTRADGRSFALFGRGAREMESRAAAAFDPASGRLPVLLGSGLGLALERLLAVCDGPVAVVDKERPILAHTGLRERYAGNPRVTWIDAPDAEGALRELTVWQMDNGGRAFEPVQLSAYRRLDREHYTAVAEKLAASGRYDFWARAAYPKFRSWPPRVLYITSEYFLVGELVRASERLGTPHRFLNIGSKETGCTEFVEQLLTAVVEFRPDFVFTINHLGVDREGVLVDLLERLRLPLASWFVDNPHLILYLYRRLVSDWTAIFTWDADNVESLRELGFSHVHYLPLATDATRFVPPARVPAAHPWRSRVSFVGNSMIYKVGHRMKAGHFPRELLVSYREVAAGFGDSAERSVSAYLRAAHPELVGAFEGLETSERRLSYETMITWEATRQYRRACVEATLPYSPLIAGDKGWRSTLPGEGRDWRWHRELNYYEELPGFYPLSEINFNCTSKQMKGAVNQRVFDVPACGAFVLTDSRAQMDDLFEPGREIASYADPAEAGELIRHYLGHPQERARIVTAARRRILAEHTYEHRLEALFKTMRDIFGRDGHD, encoded by the coding sequence ATGCCCGAACTCGCTTCCTCCTACACCGCCGAACCTGTCATGGAGGGCGGCGATGTCGCCGACATCCGCGTGACCCGCGCCGACGGGCGCAGCTTCGCCCTGTTCGGGCGCGGTGCGCGGGAGATGGAATCTCGCGCGGCGGCGGCCTTCGATCCCGCCTCGGGCAGGCTGCCCGTGCTGCTTGGCAGCGGCCTCGGGCTGGCTCTCGAACGTCTGCTTGCGGTGTGTGACGGACCCGTGGCCGTGGTGGACAAGGAGCGGCCCATCCTCGCGCACACGGGGCTTCGCGAACGCTATGCTGGCAATCCCCGCGTGACGTGGATCGACGCGCCCGACGCCGAGGGTGCGCTTCGCGAACTGACCGTCTGGCAGATGGACAACGGCGGGCGGGCCTTCGAGCCTGTGCAGCTTTCGGCCTACCGCCGGCTGGACCGCGAGCACTACACCGCCGTGGCCGAGAAGCTCGCCGCCAGCGGACGCTACGATTTCTGGGCGCGGGCGGCCTATCCCAAGTTCCGCTCGTGGCCGCCGCGTGTGCTCTACATCACCAGCGAGTACTTCCTTGTGGGCGAGCTGGTGCGCGCCAGCGAGCGCCTCGGCACGCCGCACCGCTTTCTGAACATCGGCTCCAAGGAGACGGGCTGCACCGAGTTCGTGGAGCAGTTGCTCACGGCGGTGGTCGAGTTTCGGCCGGATTTTGTGTTCACCATCAACCACCTCGGCGTGGACCGCGAGGGCGTGCTGGTGGACCTGCTGGAACGCCTGCGCCTGCCGCTGGCCTCGTGGTTCGTGGACAATCCTCACCTCATCCTCTACCTGTACCGCCGCCTCGTCAGCGACTGGACGGCCATCTTCACGTGGGACGCGGATAACGTGGAGTCCCTGCGCGAGCTCGGCTTTTCGCATGTGCACTACCTGCCACTGGCCACGGACGCCACGCGTTTCGTGCCGCCCGCCCGCGTTCCGGCCGCGCATCCGTGGCGCTCGCGGGTGTCCTTCGTGGGCAACTCCATGATCTACAAGGTGGGGCACCGCATGAAGGCCGGGCATTTCCCGCGCGAGCTGCTGGTCAGCTACCGCGAGGTGGCCGCCGGGTTCGGAGACAGCGCCGAGCGAAGCGTCAGCGCCTATCTGCGCGCCGCGCACCCGGAGCTTGTGGGGGCCTTCGAGGGGCTTGAAACCAGTGAGCGCAGACTCAGCTACGAGACCATGATCACCTGGGAGGCGACCCGCCAGTATCGCCGCGCCTGCGTGGAAGCCACGCTGCCGTATTCGCCGCTCATCGCGGGCGACAAGGGGTGGCGATCCACCCTGCCCGGCGAGGGGCGCGACTGGCGCTGGCATCGCGAACTCAACTACTACGAGGAACTGCCGGGCTTCTATCCGCTTTCCGAGATCAATTTCAACTGCACGAGCAAGCAGATGAAGGGCGCGGTGAACCAGCGCGTGTTCGACGTGCCCGCCTGCGGTGCCTTCGTGCTCACGGACAGCCGCGCCCAGATGGACGACCTGTTCGAGCCGGGGCGCGAGATCGCGTCCTACGCCGACCCCGCCGAGGCAGGAGAGCTGATCCGTCATTACCTCGGTCATCCGCAGGAGCGGGCGCGCATCGTCACCGCGGCGCGTCGGCGCATCCTTGCCGAGCATACCTACGAGCATCGCCTCGAAGCGCTCTTCAAAACCATGCGCGACATCTTCGGCCGGGACGGGCATGACTGA
- the dtd gene encoding D-aminoacyl-tRNA deacylase, producing MRLHLQRVRGARVDVDGRTVGEIGPGLLVLAGFGRDDAPELPTTRTWETMLGKMLDLRVFPDADDRLNLSLRDFGGEVLVVSQFTLYADCRKGRRPSFHLAADGKNAIELYERLVSDLEAMLPGRVRQGEFGAMMDVSLTNWGPVTVLLDSVDF from the coding sequence GTGCGTCTGCATCTTCAGCGCGTGCGAGGCGCGCGGGTGGACGTGGACGGGCGCACCGTTGGCGAGATCGGCCCGGGGCTTCTGGTTCTGGCCGGTTTCGGGCGTGACGATGCGCCGGAGCTTCCTACCACGCGCACGTGGGAGACCATGCTCGGCAAGATGCTCGATCTGCGGGTGTTTCCCGACGCGGACGACCGCCTGAATCTGTCGCTTCGCGACTTCGGCGGGGAGGTGCTGGTGGTCTCGCAGTTCACGCTCTACGCCGATTGTCGCAAGGGCCGCAGACCGTCGTTCCACCTTGCCGCCGACGGGAAAAATGCCATAGAATTGTACGAGCGGCTGGTGTCCGATCTGGAGGCCATGCTCCCCGGACGTGTGCGCCAAGGCGAGTTCGGCGCGATGATGGACGTGTCGCTCACGAACTGGGGACCGGTTACGGTGTTGCTCGATAGCGTGGATTTTTGA
- the queD gene encoding 6-carboxytetrahydropterin synthase QueD — MQKKGKWRLTVRRDFAAAHQLRHYEGKCERMHGHNFNVEAQVEGDTLTPDTELLIDFKVLKTMLGEILGGLDHCHLNELPQFAEHNPSSENLARYIYHELAARLADTGVSVHSVTVSEKPAQSATYFEE; from the coding sequence ATGCAGAAGAAGGGCAAGTGGCGGCTGACGGTACGCCGCGATTTCGCCGCGGCGCACCAGCTGCGGCACTACGAGGGCAAATGCGAACGCATGCACGGCCACAATTTCAATGTCGAGGCGCAGGTGGAGGGCGACACCCTCACTCCGGATACGGAACTGCTCATCGACTTCAAGGTGCTCAAGACCATGCTCGGCGAGATTCTCGGCGGTCTGGACCACTGTCACCTGAACGAACTGCCCCAGTTCGCCGAGCATAATCCGTCCTCGGAGAATCTGGCCCGCTACATCTATCATGAACTCGCGGCGCGGCTGGCGGACACGGGAGTGTCCGTGCACAGCGTGACCGTGAGCGAGAAGCCCGCCCAGTCGGCCACCTACTTCGAGGAGTAG
- a CDS encoding motility protein A, whose product MDIGTLLGLLSGFGLIVGSIMFGGGGLGGFIDVPSVLIVVGGTMATAFIMFPMKIVFGSFKVAMKAFFAHDTDAASLINQVVMLAEKARKESLVALEKAPVDDPFIRKGILLVADGTEESLVRAVMDTEISFMKQRHRQGQGVFKGMGTMAPAFGMIGTLVGLVKMLQNLSDPAAIGPAMAVALLTTLYGAVLANVVFLPLAKKLEERSQEESLYMEIAMEGVISILHGEHPQIVREKLLAFLAPALRGDK is encoded by the coding sequence ATGGATATCGGCACTCTGCTTGGACTTCTGTCCGGATTCGGACTCATCGTCGGGTCGATCATGTTCGGCGGCGGCGGCCTTGGCGGCTTCATCGACGTGCCCTCCGTGCTCATCGTCGTTGGCGGCACCATGGCCACGGCTTTCATCATGTTCCCCATGAAGATTGTCTTCGGCTCCTTCAAGGTGGCCATGAAGGCCTTCTTCGCCCACGACACCGACGCCGCGTCCCTGATCAACCAGGTCGTCATGCTGGCCGAGAAGGCCCGCAAGGAATCGCTGGTGGCCCTCGAAAAGGCTCCCGTGGACGATCCCTTCATCCGCAAGGGCATCCTGCTCGTGGCCGACGGCACTGAGGAATCCCTCGTGCGCGCGGTCATGGACACCGAAATCTCCTTCATGAAGCAGCGCCACCGGCAGGGCCAGGGCGTGTTCAAGGGCATGGGCACCATGGCTCCGGCCTTCGGCATGATCGGCACGCTCGTCGGTCTGGTGAAGATGCTCCAGAACCTGTCGGACCCCGCGGCCATCGGCCCGGCCATGGCCGTCGCGCTCCTGACCACCCTCTACGGCGCGGTGCTGGCCAACGTGGTCTTCCTGCCGCTGGCCAAGAAGCTGGAGGAGCGCTCGCAGGAGGAGTCCCTGTACATGGAGATTGCCATGGAGGGTGTCATTTCCATCCTGCACGGCGAGCACCCCCAGATCGTTCGCGAGAAGCTGCTGGCGTTCCTCGCTCCGGCGCTTCGGGGCGACAAGTAG
- a CDS encoding OmpA/MotB family protein — protein sequence MGEQIQIPKRKDDGPEVQEGLPEWMATFADMMTLLLCFFVLLLSFANQDLANFRTLMGSIRDAFGVQKERPQATFAAYSPTRLESKGVKLNQDQRVVLDLTMQLRALVEDDTELKRSAGVTAEREGVLVRVESAYLFDQGKASLRPGSEKMLENVLKILKEYNFNCVIRGHTDDREEGGSLYPSNWELSSARAAAALRWLVEKGGIEARRLKAVGYAGTRPLVPNDRAEDRTRNRRVEFLLHRPETETW from the coding sequence ATGGGCGAGCAGATTCAGATTCCCAAGCGCAAGGACGACGGGCCGGAGGTTCAGGAAGGTCTGCCAGAATGGATGGCGACCTTCGCGGACATGATGACCCTGCTGTTGTGCTTCTTCGTGCTGCTCTTGTCCTTCGCCAATCAGGACCTCGCCAACTTCCGCACGCTCATGGGCTCCATCCGCGACGCCTTCGGCGTGCAGAAGGAGCGTCCGCAGGCCACGTTCGCCGCCTATTCCCCCACGCGCCTCGAAAGTAAGGGCGTGAAGCTCAATCAGGACCAGCGCGTGGTGCTGGACCTGACCATGCAGTTGCGCGCGCTGGTGGAGGACGACACGGAACTCAAGCGCTCCGCCGGCGTCACCGCCGAGCGTGAAGGCGTGCTGGTGCGCGTGGAATCGGCGTATCTCTTCGATCAGGGCAAGGCCTCGCTGCGGCCCGGCTCCGAGAAGATGCTGGAGAACGTCCTCAAGATTCTCAAGGAATACAATTTCAACTGCGTGATTCGCGGACATACCGATGACCGCGAGGAGGGCGGCTCTCTCTATCCGTCCAACTGGGAGCTGTCGTCGGCGCGCGCGGCGGCCGCCCTGCGCTGGCTGGTGGAGAAGGGCGGCATCGAGGCCCGCAGGCTCAAGGCCGTGGGCTACGCCGGAACCCGTCCCCTCGTGCCCAACGATCGCGCCGAGGACCGCACACGCAATCGCCGCGTGGAATTTCTCCTGCACAGGCCCGAAACCGAAACCTGGTAG
- the dnaE gene encoding DNA polymerase III subunit alpha encodes MSDFVHLHCHTEYSLLDGAIRLGDLCSKAIEYGMPSVAVTDHGNMFAAAKFYLEAKKQGVKPIIGSEVYVSRGPHTNFEGEDAKKRFHLVLLAQNLVGYHNLAKIVSEGYLRGFYYKPRVSREILKRYSEGIVALSACLQGEVVQDVLNEGMDKAIVTAREYEAIFPGRFYIELQANGLKEQDQANVLLRELAAHTNLPLVATNDCHYLTAADHEAHDILLCVQTNACVDDAKRFRIGTDKLYFRPPSEMEAAFADCPEAIENTARIAEQCNVEIRMGKYFFPVYDVPPGKSLDDQMCDMARDGLRERLKNMPYKVDEKVYWDRLEMELGVITEMGFPGYFLIVQDFINWAKRNRIPVGPGRGSAAGSIVAYSLRITNLDPLPYNLLFERFLNIERVSMPDIDVDFCERRRTEVIKYVGEKYGANAVAQITTFGTMKAKAVVRDVGRALGIAFPEVNEIAKLIPEDLKMTIDKALEMEPELRERMKADPRIAKLIDISRRLEGLHRHASTHAAGVVISDGPMWDYLPLYTGKKGETVAQYDMKHVEKVGLVKFDFLGLRTMTVIQDTVDIIAERGKEPPNLDTLALDDPETFDLYSRGDTDGIFQVESDGMRKYLRMLKPSCFEDIIAMLALYRPGPLSSGMVEEFIKRKHGEVPVVYPLPQLEPVLKDTYGVIVYQEQVMKIAQVVAGYSLGSADLLRRAMGKKNAEAMAEQRAFFNEGAAKLGVDAAKATEIFDLMEMFAAYGFNKSHSAAYALISYHTAYLKVHYPTEFMAAMITSEVSNTDKVLKYIAACRDLEIEVLPPDVNSSHRHFTVPADGQIRYGLAGVKNVGDEAIREIVDARAEKGPFKSMLDLCERVNLRKVTKRVLEHLIKAGAMDGFGVVRAAMFDALDRVVALAQKKAKDKNSGQMSLMAAAGMSMPSLPGTGIGTDGPPIEEWPDDEKLRFEKESLGFYLSSHPLLSFRHELARMRLPSLVQVADYAAGAEVRTAILVTARKEIITQKGGKMAFCEVEDLTGSGEAVMFPEAYAKYREILDMDQPLLFIGKVSDRDGGPQEEEGVPKRAKLITEELKILADALAGNQEPVLLVMEADTLDEGGRARLKDVLARHTGKIPVQMLVRVDDCECKLQLGPRYSVTPTREFWKDVESL; translated from the coding sequence ATGTCCGATTTCGTCCATTTGCATTGCCATACCGAATACAGTCTGCTTGACGGCGCCATCCGCCTCGGCGACCTGTGCTCCAAGGCCATCGAGTACGGCATGCCTTCCGTCGCGGTCACCGATCACGGCAACATGTTCGCGGCGGCCAAATTCTACCTTGAAGCCAAGAAGCAGGGCGTGAAGCCTATCATCGGCTCCGAGGTCTATGTCTCGCGTGGCCCGCACACTAACTTCGAGGGCGAGGACGCCAAGAAGCGCTTCCATCTGGTGCTTCTGGCCCAGAACCTTGTGGGCTACCACAATCTCGCCAAGATCGTGTCCGAAGGCTACCTGCGCGGTTTCTACTACAAGCCGCGCGTCAGCCGCGAAATCCTCAAGCGCTACAGCGAGGGCATCGTCGCCCTGTCCGCCTGCCTTCAGGGCGAGGTGGTGCAGGACGTGCTGAACGAGGGCATGGACAAGGCCATTGTCACCGCCCGCGAGTACGAGGCCATTTTCCCCGGACGCTTCTACATCGAATTGCAGGCCAACGGCCTGAAGGAGCAGGATCAGGCCAACGTCCTGCTGCGCGAGCTTGCCGCACACACCAATCTGCCGCTGGTGGCCACCAACGACTGCCACTACCTCACCGCGGCGGACCACGAGGCCCACGACATCCTCCTGTGCGTGCAGACCAACGCCTGCGTGGACGACGCCAAGCGTTTCCGCATCGGCACGGATAAGCTGTACTTCCGGCCGCCGTCGGAGATGGAGGCCGCCTTCGCCGATTGCCCCGAGGCCATCGAGAACACGGCCCGCATCGCCGAGCAGTGCAACGTCGAAATCCGCATGGGCAAGTACTTCTTCCCGGTCTATGACGTGCCGCCGGGCAAGAGCCTTGACGACCAGATGTGCGACATGGCCCGCGACGGCCTGCGCGAACGCCTGAAGAACATGCCCTACAAGGTGGACGAGAAGGTCTACTGGGACCGCCTCGAAATGGAGCTTGGCGTCATCACCGAGATGGGCTTTCCGGGCTATTTTCTCATCGTGCAGGACTTCATCAACTGGGCCAAGCGCAACAGGATTCCCGTGGGGCCGGGCCGCGGATCGGCGGCAGGCTCCATCGTGGCCTACTCCCTGCGCATCACCAACCTCGATCCGCTGCCGTACAATCTGCTGTTCGAACGCTTCCTGAACATCGAACGCGTGTCCATGCCCGATATCGACGTGGACTTCTGCGAACGCAGGCGCACGGAAGTCATCAAGTACGTTGGCGAGAAGTACGGCGCGAACGCCGTGGCGCAGATCACCACCTTCGGCACCATGAAGGCCAAGGCCGTGGTGCGCGACGTGGGCCGCGCGCTGGGCATCGCCTTCCCCGAGGTCAACGAGATAGCCAAGCTTATCCCCGAAGACCTCAAGATGACCATCGACAAGGCCTTGGAGATGGAGCCGGAGCTGCGCGAGCGCATGAAGGCCGATCCGCGTATCGCCAAGCTCATCGACATTTCGCGCCGTCTGGAGGGCCTGCATCGGCATGCGTCCACCCACGCGGCGGGCGTGGTCATCTCCGACGGGCCCATGTGGGACTACCTGCCCCTGTATACCGGGAAGAAGGGCGAAACAGTCGCCCAGTACGACATGAAGCACGTGGAGAAGGTCGGCCTCGTCAAGTTCGACTTCCTCGGCCTGCGGACCATGACCGTGATCCAGGATACGGTGGACATCATCGCCGAGCGCGGCAAGGAACCGCCGAACCTCGACACGCTGGCCCTCGACGATCCCGAGACTTTCGACCTCTACTCCCGTGGCGACACGGATGGCATCTTCCAGGTGGAATCCGACGGCATGCGCAAGTACCTGCGCATGCTCAAGCCGAGCTGCTTCGAGGACATCATCGCCATGCTCGCCCTCTACCGGCCGGGACCGCTCAGCTCTGGCATGGTCGAGGAATTCATTAAGCGCAAGCACGGCGAGGTGCCCGTGGTGTACCCGCTGCCGCAGCTGGAGCCGGTACTCAAGGATACCTACGGCGTCATCGTGTACCAGGAACAGGTCATGAAGATCGCGCAGGTGGTGGCGGGCTACTCCCTTGGTAGCGCAGACCTGCTGCGTCGCGCCATGGGCAAGAAGAACGCCGAGGCCATGGCCGAGCAGCGCGCATTCTTCAACGAGGGCGCGGCCAAACTCGGCGTGGACGCCGCCAAGGCAACGGAAATCTTCGACTTGATGGAGATGTTCGCCGCGTACGGCTTCAACAAGTCGCACTCGGCGGCCTACGCGCTCATCTCGTACCATACCGCCTACCTCAAGGTGCACTATCCCACGGAATTCATGGCCGCCATGATCACGTCGGAAGTGAGCAACACCGACAAGGTGCTCAAGTACATCGCCGCCTGCCGCGATCTCGAGATCGAGGTGCTGCCGCCGGACGTGAACAGTTCGCACCGCCACTTCACCGTGCCTGCCGACGGCCAGATTCGCTACGGTCTGGCGGGCGTGAAGAACGTCGGCGACGAGGCCATCCGCGAGATCGTGGACGCCCGCGCCGAGAAGGGGCCGTTCAAGAGCATGCTCGACCTGTGCGAGCGCGTGAACCTGCGCAAGGTCACCAAGCGCGTGCTGGAGCATCTCATCAAGGCCGGTGCCATGGACGGTTTCGGCGTGGTCCGCGCCGCGATGTTCGACGCGCTGGACCGCGTGGTGGCGCTGGCCCAGAAGAAGGCCAAGGACAAGAATTCCGGCCAGATGTCGCTTATGGCCGCGGCGGGCATGAGCATGCCGAGCCTGCCCGGAACCGGCATCGGTACGGACGGCCCGCCCATCGAGGAGTGGCCGGACGACGAGAAGCTGCGCTTCGAGAAGGAGTCCCTCGGCTTCTACCTGTCGAGCCATCCGCTGTTGTCCTTCCGTCACGAGCTGGCGCGCATGCGCCTGCCGAGCCTCGTGCAGGTGGCGGACTACGCTGCAGGCGCGGAGGTACGCACGGCCATTCTCGTCACCGCCCGTAAGGAGATTATCACCCAGAAGGGCGGCAAGATGGCCTTCTGCGAGGTGGAGGACCTCACCGGCTCGGGCGAGGCGGTCATGTTCCCCGAGGCCTACGCCAAGTATCGCGAGATTCTGGACATGGACCAGCCGCTGTTGTTCATCGGCAAGGTCAGCGATCGCGACGGCGGCCCGCAGGAAGAGGAGGGCGTGCCCAAGCGGGCCAAGCTCATCACCGAGGAACTCAAGATTCTGGCCGACGCACTGGCGGGCAATCAGGAACCGGTGCTGCTGGTGATGGAGGCCGATACGCTCGACGAGGGCGGCCGCGCACGGCTCAAGGACGTTCTGGCACGGCATACGGGCAAGATCCCCGTGCAGATGTTGGTGCGTGTGGACGACTGCGAGTGCAAGCTCCAGCTCGGGCCCCGCTACAGCGTGACGCCGACCCGCGAATTCTGGAAGGACGTGGAATCGCTCTAG